Proteins encoded within one genomic window of Odocoileus virginianus isolate 20LAN1187 ecotype Illinois chromosome 2, Ovbor_1.2, whole genome shotgun sequence:
- the DAB2IP gene encoding disabled homolog 2-interacting protein isoform X6: protein MPLGSESAGWGSGPPRPLATCAILGKPPGLSEVRSLSPDRSHLMPRLKESRSHESLLSPSSAVEALDLSMEEEVVIKPVHSSILGQDYCFEVTTSSGSKCFSCRSAAERDKWMENLRRAVHPNKDNSRRVEHILKLWVIEAKDLPAKKKYLCELCLDDVLYARTTGKLKTDNVFWGEHFEFHNLPPLRTVTVHLYRETDKKKKKERSSYLGLVSLPAASVAGRQFVEKWYPVVTPNPKGGKGPGPMIRIKARYQTITILPMEMYKEFAEHITNHYLGLCAALEPILSAKTKEEMASALVHILQSTGKVKDFLTDLMMSEVDRCGDNEHLIFRENTLATKAIEEYLKLVGQKYLQDALGEFIKALYESDENCEVDPSKCSAADLPEHQGNLKMCCELAFCKIINSYCVFPRELKEVFASWRQECSSRGRPDISERLISASLFLRFLCPAIMSPSLFNLLQEYPDDRTARTLTLIAKVTQNLANFAKFGSKEEYMSFMNQFLEHEWTNMQRFLLEISNPETISNTAGFEGYIDLGRELSSLHSLLWEAVSQLEQSIISKLGPLPRILRDVHTALSTPGSGQLAGTNDLASTPGSGSSSVSAGLQKMVIENDLSGLIDFTRLPSPTPENKDLFFVTRSSGVQPSPARSSSYSEANEPDLQMANGGKSLSMVDLQDARALDGEAGSPAGPDALAADGQAPATQLVAGWPARATPVSLAGLATVRRAGQTPTTPGTSEGAPGRPQLLAPLSFQNPVYQMAAGLPLSPRGLGDSGSEGHSSLSSHSNSEELAAAAKLGSFSSSAAAAAPEDLGRRPGELARRQVSMTEKGGQPTVPRQNSAGPQRRIDQPPPPPPPPPPPPASRGRTPPTLLSTLQYPRPSSGTLATASPDWAGPGARLRQQSSSSKGDSPELKPRAVHKQGPSPVSPNALDRTAAWLLTMNAQLLEDEGLGPDPPPRDRLRPKEELSQAEKDLAVLQDKLRISTKKLEEYETLFKCQEETTQKLVLEYQARLEEGEERLRRQQEDKDIQMKGIISRLMSVEEELKKDHAEMQAAVDSKQKIIDAQEKRIASLDAANARLMSALTQLKERYSMQARNGLSPTNPTKLQITENGEFRNSSNC from the exons ATGCCGTTAGGCTCGGAGTCTGCTGGGTGGGGCTCGGGTCCCCCTCGGCCACTTGCCACCTGTGCCATCCTGGGCAAGCCACCTGGCCTTTCCGAGGTGCGGTCCCTCAGTCCTGACAG GTCTCATCTGATGCCCAGGCTGAAAGAGTCTCGCTCCCACGAGTCCCTGCTCAGCCCCAGCAGCGCGGTGGAGGCGCTGGACCTCAgcatggaggaggaggtggtcaTCAAGCCCGTGCACAGCAGCATCCTGGGCCAGGACTACTGCTTCGAG GTGACGACGTCCTCGGGAAGCAAGTGCTTCTCCTGCCGGTCAGCAGCCGAGCGTGATAAGTGGATGGAGAACCTGCGGCGAGCCGTGCATCCCAACAAG GACAACAGCCGGCGTGTGGAGCACATTCTGAAGCTGTGGGTGATCGAGGCCAAGGACCTGCCGGCCAAGAAGAAGTACCTGTGTGAGCTGTGCCTGGACGACGTGCTGTACGCGCGCACCACAGGCAAGCTGAAGACCGACAACGTTTTCTGGGGCGAGCACTTCGAGTTCCACAACCTGCCGCCGCTGCGCACAGTCACCGTCCACCTGTACCGTGAGACcgacaagaagaagaagaaggagcgCAGCAGCTACCTGGGCCTGGTGAGCCTGCCCGCCGCCTCCGTGGCCGGCCGGCAGTTCGTGGAAAAGTGGTACCCGGTGGTGACGCCCAACCCGAAGGGCGGCAAGGGCCCCGGGCCCATGATCCGCATCAAGGCGCGCTACCAGACCATCACCATCCTGCCCATGGAGATGTACAAGGAGTTCGCCGAGCACATCACCAACCACTACCTGGGGCTCTGTGCCGCCCTCGAGCCCATCCTCAGCGCCAAGACCAAGGAGGAGATGGCGTCAGCCTTGGTGCATATCCTGCAGAGCACGGGCAAGGTGAAG GACTTCCTGACGGACCTGATGATGTCGGAGGTAGACCGCTGTGGGGACAACGAGCACCTCATCTTCCGGGAGAACACGCTGGCCACCAAGGCCATCGAGGAGTACCTCAAGCTGGTGGGGCAGAAGTACCTGCAGGACGCACTAG GGGAGTTCATCAAAGCCCTGTATGAGTCGGACGAGAACTGCGAAGTGGACCCAAGCAAGTGCTCGGCCGCTGACCTCCCCGAGCACCAGGGCAACCTCAAGATGTGCTGCGAGCTGGCCTTCTGCAAAATCATCAACTCCTACTG CGTCTTCCCCCGGGAGCTCAAGGAGGTGTTCGCCTCTTGGCGGCAAGAGTGCAGCAGCCGCGGCCGGCCGGACATCAGCGAGCGGCTCATCAGTGCCTCCCTATTCCTGCGCTTCCTCTGCCCGGCCATCATGTCCCCCTCGCTCTTCAACCTGCTGCAGGAGTACCCCGACGACCGCACCGCCCGCACACTCACCCTCATCGCCAAAGTCACTCAGAACCTGGCCAACTTCGCCAA GTTTGGCAGCAAGGAAGAGTACATGTCGTTCATGAACCAGTTCCTGGAGCACGAGTGGACCAACATGCAGCGCTTCCTGCTGGAGATCTCCAACCCTGAGACCATCTCCAACACGGCTGGCTTCGAAGGCTACATCGACCTGGGCCGCGAGCTCTCCAGCTTGCACTCCCTGCTCTGGGAGGCCGTCAGCCAGCTGGAGCAG AGCATCATATCCAAGCTGGGGCCTCTGCCTCGAATCCTGAGGGACGTCCACACAGCACTGAGCACCCCGGGCAGTGGGCAGCTTGCGGGGACCAACGACTTGGCCTCTACCCCCGGCTCCGGCAGCAGCAGCGTCTCAGCTGGTCTGCAGAAGATGGTGATCGAGAACGACCTCTCTGG TCTGATAGATTTCACCCGGTTACCGTCTCCAACCCCCGAAAACAAGGACTTGTTTTTTGTCACAAGGTCCTCCGGGGTCCAGCCCTCACCTGCCCGCAGCTCAAGTTACTCGGAAGCCAACGAGCCCGACCTTCAGATGGCCAACGGCGGCAAGAGCCTGTCCATGGTGGACCTCCAAGACGCCCGCGCGCTGGACGGGGAGGCGGGCTCCCCGGCGGGCCCCGACGCCCTTGCTGCCGATGGCCAGGCGCCCGCGACTCAGCTGGTGGCCGGGTGGCCAGCCCGGGCAACCCCCGTGAGCCTCGCAGGGCTGGCCACAGTGCGGCGGGCAGGCCAGACACCCACCACGCCGGGCACATCGGAGGGTGCACCAGGCCGGCCCCAGCTCCTGGCACCGCTGTCCTTCCAGAATCCCGTGTACCAGATGGCGGCCGGCCTGCCGCTGTCGCCCCGCGGCCTCGGCGACTCCGGCTCTGAGGGCCACAGCTCCCTGAGTTCCCACAGCAACAGCGAAGAGCTGGCGGCTGCCGCCAAGCTGGGCAGCTTCAGCAGCagcgctgccgccgccgcccccgaAGACCTGGGCCGGCGCCCTGGGGAGCTGGCACGGCGGCAGGTGTCGATGACCGAGAAGGGCGGGCAGCCCACGGTGCCCCGGCAGAACAGTGCCGGCCCCCAGCGGAGAATCgaccagccgccgccgccgcccccgcccccgccgccaccCCCTGCTTCCCGCGGCCGGACGCCGCCCACCCTGCTGAGCACCCTGCAGTACCCGCGGCCCTCGAGCGGGACGCTGGCCACGGCCTCGCCCGACTGGGCTGGGCCCGGAGCACGGCTGCGGCAACAGTCCTCGTCCTCCAAGGGCGACAGCCCCGAGCTGAAGCCTCGCGCGGTGCACAAGCAG GGCCCTTCACCCGTGAGCCCCAATGCCCTGGACCGCACGGCTGCCTGGCTCTTGACCATGAATGCGCAGTTGTTAGAAGACGAGGGCCTGGGCCCAGACCCCCCGCCCAGGGATAGACTAAGGCCTAAGGAGGAGCTCAGCCAAGCGGAAAAG GACCTGGCAGTGCTGCAGGACAAGCTGCGAATCTCCACCAAGAAGCTGGAGGAGTACGAGACGCTGTTCAAGTGCCAGGAGGAGACCACCCAGAAGCTGGTGCTGGAGTACCAGGCCCGGCTGGAGGAGGGCGAGGAGCGGCTGCGGCGGCAGCAGGAGGACAAGGACATCCAGATGAAGGGCATCATCAGCAG
- the DAB2IP gene encoding disabled homolog 2-interacting protein isoform X7 yields the protein MPRLKESRSHESLLSPSSAVEALDLSMEEEVVIKPVHSSILGQDYCFEVTTSSGSKCFSCRSAAERDKWMENLRRAVHPNKDNSRRVEHILKLWVIEAKDLPAKKKYLCELCLDDVLYARTTGKLKTDNVFWGEHFEFHNLPPLRTVTVHLYRETDKKKKKERSSYLGLVSLPAASVAGRQFVEKWYPVVTPNPKGGKGPGPMIRIKARYQTITILPMEMYKEFAEHITNHYLGLCAALEPILSAKTKEEMASALVHILQSTGKVKDFLTDLMMSEVDRCGDNEHLIFRENTLATKAIEEYLKLVGQKYLQDALGEFIKALYESDENCEVDPSKCSAADLPEHQGNLKMCCELAFCKIINSYCVFPRELKEVFASWRQECSSRGRPDISERLISASLFLRFLCPAIMSPSLFNLLQEYPDDRTARTLTLIAKVTQNLANFAKFGSKEEYMSFMNQFLEHEWTNMQRFLLEISNPETISNTAGFEGYIDLGRELSSLHSLLWEAVSQLEQSIISKLGPLPRILRDVHTALSTPGSGQLAGTNDLASTPGSGSSSVSAGLQKMVIENDLSGLIDFTRLPSPTPENKDLFFVTRSSGVQPSPARSSSYSEANEPDLQMANGGKSLSMVDLQDARALDGEAGSPAGPDALAADGQAPATQLVAGWPARATPVSLAGLATVRRAGQTPTTPGTSEGAPGRPQLLAPLSFQNPVYQMAAGLPLSPRGLGDSGSEGHSSLSSHSNSEELAAAAKLGSFSSSAAAAAPEDLGRRPGELARRQVSMTEKGGQPTVPRQNSAGPQRRIDQPPPPPPPPPPPPASRGRTPPTLLSTLQYPRPSSGTLATASPDWAGPGARLRQQSSSSKGDSPELKPRAVHKQGPSPVSPNALDRTAAWLLTMNAQLLEDEGLGPDPPPRDRLRPKEELSQAEKDLAVLQDKLRISTKKLEEYETLFKCQEETTQKLVLEYQARLEEGEERLRRQQEDKDIQMKGIISRLMSVEEELKKDHAEMQAAVDSKQKIIDAQEKRIASLDAANARLMSALTQLKERYSMQARNGLSPTNPTKLQITENGEFRNSSNC from the exons ATGCCCAGGCTGAAAGAGTCTCGCTCCCACGAGTCCCTGCTCAGCCCCAGCAGCGCGGTGGAGGCGCTGGACCTCAgcatggaggaggaggtggtcaTCAAGCCCGTGCACAGCAGCATCCTGGGCCAGGACTACTGCTTCGAG GTGACGACGTCCTCGGGAAGCAAGTGCTTCTCCTGCCGGTCAGCAGCCGAGCGTGATAAGTGGATGGAGAACCTGCGGCGAGCCGTGCATCCCAACAAG GACAACAGCCGGCGTGTGGAGCACATTCTGAAGCTGTGGGTGATCGAGGCCAAGGACCTGCCGGCCAAGAAGAAGTACCTGTGTGAGCTGTGCCTGGACGACGTGCTGTACGCGCGCACCACAGGCAAGCTGAAGACCGACAACGTTTTCTGGGGCGAGCACTTCGAGTTCCACAACCTGCCGCCGCTGCGCACAGTCACCGTCCACCTGTACCGTGAGACcgacaagaagaagaagaaggagcgCAGCAGCTACCTGGGCCTGGTGAGCCTGCCCGCCGCCTCCGTGGCCGGCCGGCAGTTCGTGGAAAAGTGGTACCCGGTGGTGACGCCCAACCCGAAGGGCGGCAAGGGCCCCGGGCCCATGATCCGCATCAAGGCGCGCTACCAGACCATCACCATCCTGCCCATGGAGATGTACAAGGAGTTCGCCGAGCACATCACCAACCACTACCTGGGGCTCTGTGCCGCCCTCGAGCCCATCCTCAGCGCCAAGACCAAGGAGGAGATGGCGTCAGCCTTGGTGCATATCCTGCAGAGCACGGGCAAGGTGAAG GACTTCCTGACGGACCTGATGATGTCGGAGGTAGACCGCTGTGGGGACAACGAGCACCTCATCTTCCGGGAGAACACGCTGGCCACCAAGGCCATCGAGGAGTACCTCAAGCTGGTGGGGCAGAAGTACCTGCAGGACGCACTAG GGGAGTTCATCAAAGCCCTGTATGAGTCGGACGAGAACTGCGAAGTGGACCCAAGCAAGTGCTCGGCCGCTGACCTCCCCGAGCACCAGGGCAACCTCAAGATGTGCTGCGAGCTGGCCTTCTGCAAAATCATCAACTCCTACTG CGTCTTCCCCCGGGAGCTCAAGGAGGTGTTCGCCTCTTGGCGGCAAGAGTGCAGCAGCCGCGGCCGGCCGGACATCAGCGAGCGGCTCATCAGTGCCTCCCTATTCCTGCGCTTCCTCTGCCCGGCCATCATGTCCCCCTCGCTCTTCAACCTGCTGCAGGAGTACCCCGACGACCGCACCGCCCGCACACTCACCCTCATCGCCAAAGTCACTCAGAACCTGGCCAACTTCGCCAA GTTTGGCAGCAAGGAAGAGTACATGTCGTTCATGAACCAGTTCCTGGAGCACGAGTGGACCAACATGCAGCGCTTCCTGCTGGAGATCTCCAACCCTGAGACCATCTCCAACACGGCTGGCTTCGAAGGCTACATCGACCTGGGCCGCGAGCTCTCCAGCTTGCACTCCCTGCTCTGGGAGGCCGTCAGCCAGCTGGAGCAG AGCATCATATCCAAGCTGGGGCCTCTGCCTCGAATCCTGAGGGACGTCCACACAGCACTGAGCACCCCGGGCAGTGGGCAGCTTGCGGGGACCAACGACTTGGCCTCTACCCCCGGCTCCGGCAGCAGCAGCGTCTCAGCTGGTCTGCAGAAGATGGTGATCGAGAACGACCTCTCTGG TCTGATAGATTTCACCCGGTTACCGTCTCCAACCCCCGAAAACAAGGACTTGTTTTTTGTCACAAGGTCCTCCGGGGTCCAGCCCTCACCTGCCCGCAGCTCAAGTTACTCGGAAGCCAACGAGCCCGACCTTCAGATGGCCAACGGCGGCAAGAGCCTGTCCATGGTGGACCTCCAAGACGCCCGCGCGCTGGACGGGGAGGCGGGCTCCCCGGCGGGCCCCGACGCCCTTGCTGCCGATGGCCAGGCGCCCGCGACTCAGCTGGTGGCCGGGTGGCCAGCCCGGGCAACCCCCGTGAGCCTCGCAGGGCTGGCCACAGTGCGGCGGGCAGGCCAGACACCCACCACGCCGGGCACATCGGAGGGTGCACCAGGCCGGCCCCAGCTCCTGGCACCGCTGTCCTTCCAGAATCCCGTGTACCAGATGGCGGCCGGCCTGCCGCTGTCGCCCCGCGGCCTCGGCGACTCCGGCTCTGAGGGCCACAGCTCCCTGAGTTCCCACAGCAACAGCGAAGAGCTGGCGGCTGCCGCCAAGCTGGGCAGCTTCAGCAGCagcgctgccgccgccgcccccgaAGACCTGGGCCGGCGCCCTGGGGAGCTGGCACGGCGGCAGGTGTCGATGACCGAGAAGGGCGGGCAGCCCACGGTGCCCCGGCAGAACAGTGCCGGCCCCCAGCGGAGAATCgaccagccgccgccgccgcccccgcccccgccgccaccCCCTGCTTCCCGCGGCCGGACGCCGCCCACCCTGCTGAGCACCCTGCAGTACCCGCGGCCCTCGAGCGGGACGCTGGCCACGGCCTCGCCCGACTGGGCTGGGCCCGGAGCACGGCTGCGGCAACAGTCCTCGTCCTCCAAGGGCGACAGCCCCGAGCTGAAGCCTCGCGCGGTGCACAAGCAG GGCCCTTCACCCGTGAGCCCCAATGCCCTGGACCGCACGGCTGCCTGGCTCTTGACCATGAATGCGCAGTTGTTAGAAGACGAGGGCCTGGGCCCAGACCCCCCGCCCAGGGATAGACTAAGGCCTAAGGAGGAGCTCAGCCAAGCGGAAAAG GACCTGGCAGTGCTGCAGGACAAGCTGCGAATCTCCACCAAGAAGCTGGAGGAGTACGAGACGCTGTTCAAGTGCCAGGAGGAGACCACCCAGAAGCTGGTGCTGGAGTACCAGGCCCGGCTGGAGGAGGGCGAGGAGCGGCTGCGGCGGCAGCAGGAGGACAAGGACATCCAGATGAAGGGCATCATCAGCAG